The window TTCTTCAGGCCAAGTCCCCGCTAAGATACTTCATCAATATGAATTTCTCGGCGAACTTGCTTTATCTGGCCAAATTCGTCATGTTAATGGCGCTATTCCTGCCGCTTTGGCTGCATTAACAAAAAAAAGACAGCTCATTCTTGCAGCGGAAAATCCACAACAGCTGAACTTACTCCCTGATAACAGCGTTATGTTTGCAGGAACACTATTAGAACTTTGCCATTTTTTATATGAAAAGACCGCCTTACCACGTAATTTCCATCCAACTAACATCCCTGCATCACTCAATTGTAATGACAACATCAGCGATATCATTGGGCAAGAACAAGGAAAAAGAGCATTAGAAATCTGTGCCAGTGGTGGACATAATTTACTCTTATTAGGCCCTCCTGGTACTGGAAAAACAATGTTAGCAAGCAGACTCAAGACGCTTTTACCCACTCTAACGCCACAGGAAGCGTTAGAAGTCGCTTCAATACATAGTCTATGTCAATCCACTCACTTAAGTTATGATTGGCCTCCTCGGCCATTTAGAGCGCCTCATCATAGCGCCTCAATGGCAGCACTTATTGGCGGAGGAAGTTTACCGAAGCCGGGGGAGATATCCCTAGCGCATAATGGGATTTTGTTTCTAGATGAATTACCGGAATTTAGCCGCACTGTACTTGATGCATTACGTGAGCCGCTAGAATCAAGGCAAATCATTATTTCTCGTGCTAAAGCAAAAGTCTCTTTCCCTGCTAACTTTCAACTCATTGCTGCCTTAAATCCAAGCCCTACAGGTCAATATCAAGGAAACTTTTGCCGCAGCTCTCCAACTAAAATTTTACGCTATCTCTCACGTATTTCAGGCCCTTTTCTTGATCGATTTGATCTTTCAATAGAGATTCCATTACTACCTCTAGGCACGCTAAGCCACCCATCCTCTCACAGTGAAAATAGCGAACAAATACGCTCTAGGGTCCTACTTGCAAGAAACATTCAAATGAAAAGAATAGGGAAATTAAACAGCCAGTTAACCGAGAAAGAAACCACTGCACTCTGTCAGCTCAATACCAAGGATGCCTTTTTTTTAGAGCAGGCTTTAAATAAGCTCGGATTATCTATCAGGGCTTGGCATAAGATCTTAAGGGTTGCTCGTACCATTGCTGATTTACAAAATACAGACAATATTGAAAAACCGCATCTTCTCGAAGCATTAGGTTACCGAGCGATGGATAAGTTATTGCTTCATTTGCAAAAACAAGTAAGCTGACTGGCTGGGAGAGAGTTAAAGACAGAAAAATAAAACAGAGAACCTAACAATTTTCAGTGGATAGGTACAGAATGCATGAAATGATGACGATATGCGATTAGATAAGCACACATTTGCAAGAATAGCATGGTCGATAAGTCATACTAATATCCGATAAATAAACTAAGGGGCCTAAAGCCCCTCTGTAAATATATTGATGATATTAATCATCTGTATCTGTATAGTCATCTGAAGGGTCTATCTGAGGTTTACCGCCAGAGAGAGTATGAAAGCGTTTTGGACGATTTATACGGCTAGAATATTTCGCCCACACCTTTTCTTCAGGAGTTACTGGTTCCCTTTCGCCACGGCAAACTGCAACGAACAGTTTTTCTTCATCAGTCTGTGCAGCGCGTTTGCCAGAATCAAGCTCAGAAAAAGCTTGACCGTGACGTTCGAGTAACTGAGCTTCCTTGATGGTGAAATCACCATGACGAGAAAAGCCACGTGGGTAATGTTTATTATCAAAAAAACGATTAGTCGTGATGAAGCTTTCTGCCATCTGACACACTCCTAACTTATTACTGTCAACTCTTTATGGCGCGGAGTATTAGACAGCATTGACAATCTGTAAAACAAAACATTTAAATCATCACGACAAAAATTATTGGAGATGTATGTGGATACTGAGTTATTAAAAACTTTTTTGGAAGTCAGTAGAACCAGACACTTCGGCCGAGCCGCAGAATCACTATATTTAACACAATCTGCTGTTAGCTTTCGTATCAGACAACTTGAAACACAACTAGGCACAAACCTATTTACTCGGCATCGTAATAACATTCGATTAACGGCCGCGGGGGAGCGCTTAGTCCCCTATGCAGAATCGTTGATGAATACATGGTTACAGGCTAAAAAAGAGATCTCACATGCATCACAGCATACTGAACTATCAATTGGAGCGACCGCATCACTGTGGGAAGGCTATCTGACGGACTGGGTACAAGCATTATATGAACAGCATGATGAGCTACGATTAGAAGCGCGAGTATCAACGCGTCAATCACTCGTCAAGCAACTACACTCCAGAGAACTCGATTTGCTGATAGCAACGGAGCCACCGAAAATGGATGAGTTTGAAAGCACCATTATTGGTACGATTGAACTTCAGCTAATGGCTTCACAAAAAAATATTGCGCTAACAAATTATAATTATATCAAATTAGAGTGGGGAGCCGATTTCCATCCTCAAAATGATTCAGCTTTAACGCCTGATGACTCACCTGTCATGATAACGACATCAGCGCATATAGCCCGTCAATTACTCTCTGTATCACTTTCTGCTGCGTTTTTACCTTCTCACTGGAGTATCCAGTACCCTGGGCTAAAAACACTCTCAGAAAGTCCAATGACAAAACCACTCTACGCTGTTTGGCTACAGAAGAACGATCAACAAGCATTGATTAATCAACTAATAAAAACCCCTATTAAGAATGCTCAATTAATCCCATAAAATAAGCTCATCACGCCATGACGCTCGATTGTTTTATCGAGCGTCTAGTTTTTCAATAATGTTAATTTGCTCGAAAGTCACAGGCACATCAAAGAGCTATCCCATTTTATTGATATCTAAATAAGTTATCATTCCCTGCCAATAAAAAATGGTGATATTTGATAATACCCCTATCGCCCAAAATTAATGCTATTAAATTTTATGGGGTATTTACCGGCTTGGGTGAGCGACGGCAATGTCCTAAACATGCAATATATAAACATCATCACATCACTTGGCACGCTTCTTTAAAGTCATGGCATTAGTCATATTGGCTTAAACGAAGTCACAATCGAAAGGTATATAGGTAGGCAAACAAAAACCAAGTCTTCATGCCAGATAGATTAAAACAATCAAACCTTCTTAGCATGTAAGCAGAAAGAGAAAAATCGATAGAAAGCCGTTCCCATTAAAACCTAACAACACTGATAGGTCTAAATTGAGCTATCAATGACAGTAATAACTGCGCCGTTTAACGTCACAATGATATTCCGTTAATAAGCTACATTTAATCTTTAAGTTCATTCAGCGTGTTAGGGGATATTAATACAACCCAAAAGTCACTTTTAGGCATTTTAGCATTGAGGTAGGGTGTAACTGCTTATATACGCACTCTATTACTCAATTTGATCAAAGAGTGATAGTGTTCTCTTTAATCCCAAAATTGAGTCATTGACTGCATTATCAAAGGGTAATACAAGTGGGATGTCTATTCGGTGGGAAATGGTGATGTGTCTGTAGGTTAGATAAAGAAAAACCCGATTAAAATAATCGGGTTATCAATAAGATACTTCTTTTATTTTTACTTAATTGGTAACTGGCAGGGGCGGAGAGGCTCGAACTCCCAACACCCGGTTTTGGAGACCGGTGCTCTACCAATTGAACTACGCCCCTAAATTAAGTGGCGGAACGGACGGGACTCGAACCCGCGACCCCCTGCGTGACAGGCAGGTATTCTAACCAACTGAACTACCGCTCCACTATTCTTTCGCCTAACGGCTGCTTATCGCTTCGCAATAAGTCTTTAATTTAATGTCTGGCAGTTCCCTACTCTCACATGGGGAGACCCCACACTACCATCGGCGCTACGGCGTTTCACTGCTGAGTTCGGCATGGGGTCAGGTGGGACCACCGCGCTATTGCCGCCAGACAAATTCGGTTTTCGTTCCCGTCGGCTTGCACCAACCAGAACAGCAATCTTGAACAAGCTAATTTCTCGCACTCTGCGTGCGCTTCACAACGTTCTCTCTAAAACACCTTCGGTGTTGTCAGGTTAAGCCTCACGGTTCATTAGTACTGGTTAGCTCAACGTATCGCTACGCTTACACACCCAGCCTATCAACGTCTTAGTCTTAAACGTTCCTTTAGGACCCTTAAAGAGTCAGGGAAGACTCATCTCAAGGCAAGTTTCCCGCTTAGATGCTTTCAGCGGTTATCTCTTCCGCACTTAGCTACCGGGCAGTGCCATTGGCATGACAACCCGAACACCAGTGGTGCGTCCACTCCGGTCCTCTCGTACTAGGAGCAGCCCCTTTCAATCTTCCAACGCCCACGGCAGATAGGGACCGAACTGTCTCACGACGTTCTAAACCCAGCTCGCGTACCACTTTAAATGGCGAACAGCCATACCCTTGGGACCTACTTCAGCCCCAGGATGTGATGAGCCGACATCGAGGTGCCAAACACCGCCGTCGATATGAACTCTTGGGCGGTATCAGCCTGTTATCCCCGGAGTACCTTTTATCCGTTGAGCGATGGCCCTTCCATTCAGAACCACCGGATCACTAAGACCTACTTTCGTACCTGCTCGAGCCGTCACTCTCGCAGTCAAGCTGGCTTATGCCTTTGCACTAACCGCATGATGTCCGACCATGCTTAGCCAACCTTCGTGCTCCTCCGTTACTCTTTGGGAGGAGACCGCCCCAGTCAAACTACCCACCAGACACTGTCCGCACCCCAGATTATGGGGCCACGTTAGAACATCAAACATTAAAGGGTGGTATTTCAAGGTTGGCTCCATGCAGACTGGCGTCCACACTTCAAAGCCTCCCACCTATCCTACACATCAAGGCTCAATGTTCAGTGTCAAGCTATAGTAAAGGTTCACGGGGTCTTTCCGTCTTGCCGCGGGTACACTGCATCTTCACAGCGAGTTCAATTTCACTGAGTCTCGGGTGGAGACAGCCTGGCCATCATTACGCCATTCGTGCAGGTCGGAACTTACCCGACAAGGAATTTCGCTACCTTAGGACCGTTATAGTTACGGCCGCCGTTTACTGGGGCTTCGATCAAGAGCTTCTCCTTACGGATAACCCCATCAATTAACCTTCCAGCACCGGGCAGGCGTCACACCGTATACGTCCACTTTCGTGTTTGCACAGTGCTGTGTTTTTAATAAACAGTTGCAGCCAGCTGGTATCTGCGACTGGCTTCAGCTCCATCCGCGAGGGACTTCACCTAGCGCCAGCGTGCCTTCTCCCGAAGTTACGGCACCATTTTGCCTAGTTCCTTCACCCGAGTTCTCTCAAGCGCCTGAGTATTCTCTACCTGACCACCTGTGTCGGTTTGGGGTACGATTAATGATAATCTAGAGCTTAGAGGCTTTTCCTGGAAGCGGGGCATGAGCTACTTCGCCACCGTAGTGACTCGTCATCAGACCTCAGCATGTAGTGAACCGGATTTGCCTAATTCACCTGCCTACATCCTTAAACCGGGACAACCGTCGCCCGGCCAGCCTAGCCTTCTCCGTCCCCCCATCGCAATTATCACCAGTACAGGAATATTAACCTGTTTCCCATCGACTACGCATTTCTGCCTCGCCTTAGGGGTCGACTCACCCTGCCCCGATTAACGTTGGACAGGAACCCTTGGTCTTCCGGCGTGCGGGTTTTTCACCCGCATTATCGTTACTTATGTCAGCATTCGCACTTCTGATACCTCCAGCATGCCTCACAGCACACCTTCACAGGCTTACAGAACGCTCCCCTACCCAACAACATTTACATGTCGCTGCCGCAGCTTCGGTGCATGGTTTAGCCCCGTTACATCTTCCGCGCAGGCCGACTCGACCAGTGAGCTATTACGCTTTCTTTAAATGATGGCTGCTTCTAAGCCAACATCCTGGCTGTCTGAGCCTTCCCACTTCGTTTCCCACTTAACCATGACTTTGGGACCTTAGCTGGCGGTCTGGGTTGTTTCCCTCTTCACGACGAACGTTAGCACCCGCCGTGTGTCTCCCGTGATAACATTCTTCGGTATTCGTAGTTTGCATCGGGTTGGTAAGTCGGGATGACCCCCTAGCCGAAACAGTGCTCTACCCCCGAAGATGAGTTCACGAGGCGCTACCTAAATAGCTTTCGGGGAGAACCAGCTATCTCCCGGTTTGATTGGCCTTTCACCCCCAGCCACAAGTCATCCGCTAATTTTTCAACATTAGTCGGTTCGGTCCTCCAGTTAGTGTTACCCAACCTTCAACCTGCCCATGGCTAGATCACCGGGTTTCGGGTCTATACCCTGCAACTTAATCGCCCAGTTAAGACTCGGTTTCCCTACGGCTCCCCTATACGGTTAACCTTGCTACAGAATATAAGTCGCTGACCCATTATACAAAAGGTACGCAGTCACACCTAAAAGGTGCTCCCACTGCTTGTACGTACACGGTTTCAGGTTCTATTTCACTCCCCTCGCCGGGGTTCTTTTCGCCTTTCCCTCACGGTACTGGTTCACTATCGGTCAATCAGGAGTATTTAGCCTTGGAGGATGGTCCCCCCATATTCAGACAGGATAACACGTGTCCCGCCCTACTCGTCGAGTTCACAACACCAACACCTTCGGATACGGGGCTATCACCCTTTACTGCCGGACTTTCCAGACCGTTCTCCTGATGCTGATGCTGATTAAGACTCTGGGCTGCTCCCCGTTCGCTCGCCGCTACTAGGGGAATCTCGGTTGATTTCTTTTCCTCGAGGTACTGAGATGTTTCAGTTCCCTCGGTTCGCCTCGTTTGACTATGGATTCATCAAACGATAGTGCAACGAATTGCACTGGGTTTCCCCATTCGGACATCGTCGGCTATAGCGGTTCATATCACCTTACCGACGCTTTTCGCAGATTAGCACGTCCTTCATCGCCTCTGATTGCCTAGGCATCCACCGTGTACGCTTAGTCGCTTAACCTCACAACCCGAAATTGTTTCAACGATCACCTAACTGTCATGGCTGTGCGTGGTGAAATTCTTTGTTGCGCGGTGCTCGTCATGCTCACGTACCGATGTACGCTGCGCTGACTGCGCTCCTACGCCGCGAATTTCACACTGCTCGCTCATGCCACTCGTTTGAATGACCGAAAATTTCAGGTTTGAAATTTTGAGAGACTCTCACATTGTTTAAGCGATAAACAATGTGCGTTGTTTCAATTTTCAGCTTGTTCCAGATTGTTAAAGAGCATAATTGTTAAACTAACTCAGTGAATTAGTTTAATCATTATTTATGGCCAGCACTTTCGAGAAAGTGCGAGCTAAGACATTTCAAGGCGTAGGCGCACAGCGAGCGGAATGTACATTCAGTACATGAGCATCGCGAGCACCGCACAACGCTGAAAGGTCGACGCGCAGCCTTTCGATTGACCCACACTGAATGGCGTCCCCTAGGGGATTCGAACCCCTGTTACCGCCGTGAAAGGGCGGTGTCCTAGGCCTCTAGACGAAGGGGACAACAAGGTCTTCAGTCAATCTTAGATTGGCTTTGCTCTACTTTTCATCAGACAATCTGTGTGAACACTTCACAGAAACACTTCAATGGTAAGGAGGTGATCCAACCGCAGGTTCCCCTACGGTTACCTTGTTACGACTTCACCCCAGTCATGGATCACAAAGTGGTAAGCGCCCTCCCGAAGGTTAAGCTACCTACTTCTTTTGCAACCCACTCCCATGGTGTGACGGGCGGTGTGTACAAGGCCCGGGAACGTATTCACCGTAGCATTCTGATCTACGATTACTAGCGATTCCGACTTCATGGAGTCGAGTTGCAGACTCCAATCCGGACTACGACGTACTTTATGAGTTCCGCTTGCTCTCGCGAGGTCGCTTCTCTTTGTATACGCCATTGTAGCACGTGTGTAGCCCTACTCGTAAGGGCCATGATGACTTGACGTCATCCCCACCTTCCTCCGGTTTATCACCGGCAGTCTCCTTTGAGTTCCCGACCGAATCGCTGGCAACAAAGGATAAGGGTTGCGCTCGTTGCGGGACTTAACCCAACATTTCACAACACGAGCTGACGACAGCCATGCAGCACCTGTCTCAGAGTTCCCGAAGGCACCAAAGCATCTCTGCTAAGTTCTCTGGATGTCAAGAGTAGGTAAGGTTCTTCGCGTTGCATCGAATTAAACCACATGCTCCACCGCTTGTGCGGGCCCCCGTCAATTCATTTGAGTTTTAACCTTGCGGCCGTACTCCCCAGGCGGTCGATTTAACGCGTTAGCTCCGGAAGCCACACCTCAAGGGCACAACCTCCAAATCGACATCGTTTACAGCGTGGACTACCAGGGTATCTAATCCTGTTTGCTCCCCACGCTTTCGCACCTGAGCGTCAGTCTTTGTCCAGGGGGCCGCCTTCGCCACCGGTATTCCTCCACATCTCTACGCATTTCACCGCTACACATGGAATTCTACCCCCCTCTACAAGACTCTAGCTGACCAGTCTTAGATGCCATTCCCAGGTTAAGCCCGGGGATTTCACATCTAACTTAATCAACCGCCTGCGTGCGCTTTACGCCCAGTAATTCCGATTAACGCTTGCACCCTCCGTATTACCGCGGCTGCTGGCACGGAGTTAGCCGGTGCTTCTT of the Providencia stuartii genome contains:
- a CDS encoding DUF413 domain-containing protein, whose protein sequence is MAESFITTNRFFDNKHYPRGFSRHGDFTIKEAQLLERHGQAFSELDSGKRAAQTDEEKLFVAVCRGEREPVTPEEKVWAKYSSRINRPKRFHTLSGGKPQIDPSDDYTDTDD
- the hdfR gene encoding HTH-type transcriptional regulator HdfR, with the protein product MYVDTELLKTFLEVSRTRHFGRAAESLYLTQSAVSFRIRQLETQLGTNLFTRHRNNIRLTAAGERLVPYAESLMNTWLQAKKEISHASQHTELSIGATASLWEGYLTDWVQALYEQHDELRLEARVSTRQSLVKQLHSRELDLLIATEPPKMDEFESTIIGTIELQLMASQKNIALTNYNYIKLEWGADFHPQNDSALTPDDSPVMITTSAHIARQLLSVSLSAAFLPSHWSIQYPGLKTLSESPMTKPLYAVWLQKNDQQALINQLIKTPIKNAQLIP
- a CDS encoding YifB family Mg chelatase-like AAA ATPase, whose product is MALAIVYTRASIGMDAPLVTVEAHISNGLPGLTLVGLPETAVKESRDRVRSALINSGFEYPTKKMTINLAPADLPKEGGRYDLAIAIAILVSSGQVPAKILHQYEFLGELALSGQIRHVNGAIPAALAALTKKRQLILAAENPQQLNLLPDNSVMFAGTLLELCHFLYEKTALPRNFHPTNIPASLNCNDNISDIIGQEQGKRALEICASGGHNLLLLGPPGTGKTMLASRLKTLLPTLTPQEALEVASIHSLCQSTHLSYDWPPRPFRAPHHSASMAALIGGGSLPKPGEISLAHNGILFLDELPEFSRTVLDALREPLESRQIIISRAKAKVSFPANFQLIAALNPSPTGQYQGNFCRSSPTKILRYLSRISGPFLDRFDLSIEIPLLPLGTLSHPSSHSENSEQIRSRVLLARNIQMKRIGKLNSQLTEKETTALCQLNTKDAFFLEQALNKLGLSIRAWHKILRVARTIADLQNTDNIEKPHLLEALGYRAMDKLLLHLQKQVS